In Drosophila miranda strain MSH22 chromosome XR, D.miranda_PacBio2.1, whole genome shotgun sequence, the genomic window GCGACTTGACCCGCAGCGTGGGTTCGCTCGTGTACTTGATGGGATTGTAGTCGTCGTGGTCGCCGTGGcgcagctcctcctcctccagcgAGGTGAACATCTTCAGCTCCTCGTCTCGGGAGGCGCGGGAGTCACGCGACGAATTGGAGCTGCCGCTGGAGCGGCGCTTCTTGAAGGCCCGCCTCCTGCCGGATCCATCCTCGCGCACCAGCGGACGGCTCTTGATGCCGTCCAGGGAGCGCAGATAGTCCTCCGTGTACTGGACATCTGGCGTGTGGTCCTCGCCCTCGGGCTCTGGACGCTCTTCCTCCGTGCGGAGCAAATCCTCCGATGGCTGGGTGCTGAAGGACGACTGCTGGCTGGAATTGGGCTCCACGGAGGAGCCCTCGTCGGATGCGCCCGGGAACGCGAGGCCCTGCGACTGCTGTCCGTACTGCGTCTTCACTTTCTGCACCATCATGGGCTCCTCGTACCGTTCCGCCTCTCGGAATCTGGGCGGCAGTATCTTCTTCACGCAGTGCTCCTCCACCACTGGCACTGCTCCGGCGTATGCGGAGTCCTCATCCCGGCTGTGGGCTGCCCGGAGCTGGCGCTGCTGCAGCATCACCATCTCCTCCTCGGCCTCCAGGAAGAGTCGCGCATTCTCCTCGATCATCTTCTGTTTGCTCTCCGGATCCACTCGGCCGGAGAGCAGGCGACGCGACTCCTCTTCCAgcgcctcctcctccagctcgCTCTCTGTGGCGCTCATCTTTCGTGCCCGCTCTGCCGCCAACAGGCGTTCCACGATCTCCGCATCCCTTAGTTCCTGATCCTCTTCGTTACGCTCTTGCCGCACTTCAGCTTCGAACAGACGACGCTCGTTCTCTTGCGTTTCAGCTTCGGCCAGCTCTCGCTGGCGTTCGGCTTCCAGGCGCCTCTGCTCGGCTTCAATCAGCCTTTTTTCGTTCTCTTCGCGTTCCTGCTGCTCTTCGGCTTCTTGGATCCTTCTCTCGTTGGCCTCGCGCTCTCTTTCGGCTTCGATCAGCTTCCGTTCGTTCTCTAGGCGCTCTCGTTGCTCTTCGGCCGCCTGAAGCTTTCTTTCCTGCTCTTCGCGCAGCTTTTGTTCCTGCTCTTCGCGCTGTCGCTGCTCTGCCTCTCTTTGTTTCTCGGCCTCGATCAGCTTTCTCTCATTCTGTTCGCGCTGCTTGCGCTCCTCTCTCTGCTGCTCGATCATCTTCTCGTCCTCCTCCTTGGCCCTCCTCCGATCCTCCGCCAGGCGGGCCTCGGCCTCCGCCAGCTGTCGTCGCGTCTCCTCCTCAATGCGCTTCTGGCGCTCCAGTTCCGCGGCCAGCGCCTCTCTCTTCTCGCCCGCGGGATCCACGCGGTGGCCCTTGTTGTCGTAGAGGATACCATCCTGCATGGCCTTGGTGCCGGAGCGCGCCTCCCGCTCTGCCGCCTCGGCTATGTCCTTCTCCAGACGCTCGCGCAGGCGCGGCAGCTCCTCCTTGTCCGCTGCCGCATCTGTGGCCGTGTAGGCGGGATGCTGGAAGGTGCAGTGGTACAGATGCCGCACCACAAACGCACACTCCAGGGCCCCCAGGTAGCCGATCAGCAGCGAGAAGATCAGCTCCCCGATGCCGGTTAGCGCCTCATCCGATGGCATTATTCTCTTGCGTAAGAATCGGAATCGGTACTGGTATCGGTATCGGAATCAGTATCTGAAATCCGTATCCCCTGACGAACAGAATAGCAATGCAAGGCCCGGACTCTTGCCTCCGCCGCCGCTGGTTGTGGCGCGtattatataaaatattcACCACGCACTCGGAACACTCGACAGACACTCGGCAGAACACTCACCACTCGCGGGGCACGGCACTCACGTTAATGGCCAACTGATTAGGTAATtcgccaaaaaaaaatatgtatttcACTTTTTCCTCTTGGCGAATTCAGATGCAAAAGATCCACAAATTATTGGAAAAAAAAGACGAATTCTATCAAAAGATTCGAGTCGATCCGTTGCGAGCAGGATGAGACTTTTTTGGAGATTGGGTCGGCGACTACCAGCGCGGGGCAGCCACATATGGTTGCATATGGCCTGGCTCTTGTTTTCCGTTAATCGATCGTCTTGCAACTGATTAATGccccagcagcggcagccggcCAAGGGCCCCcccaaagagaaagagagcatCGAATGAATCACAAAGAGCGCAGCAGCAAGGCACAATTGGCCAAAAAGCAATTGCCACCAAATGGCGCTAATTGACGGCGGCCAAAggcagagagaaagagagaaagagcgcaCGAGCCAAAGAGTGAGAGAGTGACAAAAGACAGGCAGCGGCTAGCTGGCAAATAAGCttttggcaggcgatggccaCCGATGGATGCACTGCCTCTCGGACTCTGCGACTCTGCGACTCTGCGACTCGGTCTCGGTCGCTGGTTCTAGCTCTGGCCCTGGCGCTGTGTCAAATGCCAAAGCAATTGCCATCGGCAATCGGCAATCGGCAATCGGCCAACGGCAAAAAGCGAATTTTCTAATCAGTTTTCGGGGTCTATTTATGTTTCTGTTTGTGTTTCTGTCTTTTCCACATTAAaaacaatacaaaaaaaaaacacacaccaaTTTTGCCCCGTATTTGCTTTGCTCGCAATTTTCTATTCAAGCATACAGTGAGCGACATGTGTGTATATGCAGAGGGAAAGAAGAAGTTTGGGAGTTCGATATATCCTGCCACAATCTGACAATGAGAGTCAACAGATTATCCCTATACAAATTAGAATCAATATTATCCGATTATAATAAAACTTAATGGATTGGTAGATAAGAATAAAATACTTAAATATACAAAATTGTATAGCTATATCTTCAAACTTGTGGATGCTATAACTTCTTGTGTTCTGATCTGATCTCTCTACTCTCAATAACAGTCAATGAGAAGCTCGTTTCAATCGATTCAATCTACCTAATCTGCAATTAGATATAATTTCTTCTTGAAAGAGATCTTGAGCAACGAAAGTATATAAAATTCTGCTCTTCTTCGGAGCTTCTTCTCATATATTCTCATAGATCAATTAGATATAATTTCTTCTTGAAAGAGATCTTGAGCAACGAAAGTATATAAAATTCTGCTCTTCTTCGGAGCTTCTTCTCATATATTCTCATAGATCAAGCTTCCCACCCTCCTCCCCAGCACCTCCTGCTTTATGGCCATACAGAGATACGTGTGCATGTACATTCATGCCACTTACTGTACTTATGCTTTGAAAATCTGTCTCTCTTTGGCATGGCCAATGCCTGAGGAttggggactggggactgggggcTGTGGACTGGGGCCAGGGTCGGACTGCAGCAACGACAACCCAAAAAATGAATGTCATAAATTGTATCTTTTGGCACTGACACTAACATTGACACACCCTCTCCTCTCTCTGGGTCTGTGTTTGGCActctcctctccctctctcttcaaTGCTTCTATGTGGAATGCTGctgcagcatcatcatcatcaacaatAGCCCCCCcgtaattatatttaatttgtgCATAATTGTGCACTTGTCCCACATTTTGGCATATCGACTATTTTTATGTGTGCGTGCCTTTTGTTTATTTTCAAAAATAGGTTTTTTTCATTCGCTAAATGTGCCAAAAATACATAAATGAATGTATCTAGAAGCATACATCGACTATTCGCATCCATTCTATatgggtctgggcctggctGTTTGTTTTGtagatttatttatttatttttggtgttttttttctcgctctgaaAGTGAAAGTTTTTCTTTTGTCGAGGGAAAACGAATATCAAACGAATTGATTAGCGGCATATGGGGAATTTTTCACAGAATAATCTCATAAAAatatacgtacatacatatgtatgcactCATCAAATTAGTTCTTCCGTGTGCTGTTTTTAAACCATTCAAACCATTCCGAGGAGGAATATGATAATCGAAAAATAATTGGAAAATTTATTGCGCGAATTTGTACACCTCTGCATGGAAAATGCTTGGGGGATTGATGGCCTAATTATGGCGGGAAAACTCGAATATTTTATATCGAATTAAACTTGGCAGAGACTTTAATACAGGAATGGACATTATAGaatatatacatttatatattttttctctttctttctttctaaCCATTTATTTATCTATCTATCTAAATCGTAAATTTAAAAGGCACAAAACGCTTCACAAATGTTTAAGACTTCATTTATTTTGGTTCCCGCTCGTTTTTTTCTTTGAAATTTTAAAGATTTCTAAACCCAAGATGTTCAATGGACTCAATCTCTGTTAAATATTAAATAGCTTCCACTTATTACAGCACAAGTTCCAATCAGGAAACACTAAAAGTGGCAATCAATGAGGGGGGAACCACAAGGAACAGATTAGTATGGGACAAACTTCTCTGATAAAATATTCCATATTATTGTGAAACATTTATCCCTTTAAAGTTTAAACACAATCCCACTGATGTTCAACCAAGGTTTCGATTGAGACTTCTGAAGTTACCCATCAAATgcttttgattgatttgcaGCTTTGCTACCACTTGATGGCACTTCAATCGTAACATCCACCGAATCGGAGAGCAATAAAAAACAAGTCTTTGCTAGATTTTCGTCTGCAATTTCCGCCTTACCCACAAAAAGAACTTCCGCTCCGCTCCACGCGacgcaacagcaacagtgCTGCCAATGAACTGTCGGCCATCGCTTTCTTTGTGGCCACCACCATCCATCGCTGGAGCTGCATTGGGGAGCACTCCGTCTAGGGTCTAGCGTCTATCGTCTATCGTCTGGCGCCCCCAAAGTGAAGTTCAATGAAAATGCCATAACCTTTTGGAAGGGCATCCAGGGGATTGTTTCAGGGGAGtggatagatggatggatggatggatggatggatggtagGGCGATAGCCGCACCTTTGCAATAAATGTGAACTGCGTGTGGCAAGCGATAAAACCAAAGGctccccacacacacacactagcGCGCAGATACAATCTTTGTGGCATGCCCCAAAGTATGCCACACAATAATTTTCAATTGGGGATCAATGTGGCGGATTGAGAATGATGGAAGGAAGGACTCACCTCATCACAGCCAGCACAGCGGGGCTTCAGCATTTCCGCATAATGTCGCTCGCAGTAGATTTTGTCATCGTGGACGCAGTAGGTGAGGTCCACCAGCAGCGAGTTGCAGGTGCTGCAGCTGAAGCACTTGGGATGCCACATGACGCTCTCCACGAACTTGGGTGCCGCCACGACCAGCTCCCCGGCCGCAATCTCGTTATCACAGTGCGCACAATGCTCATCGTAGGGGGCATCCTTGATGTAGGCTACAGCGCAGAGAGGATTGGCTGAGTCACCgcaaaggaggaggaggaggaggaggagaaggcaCTTAGGACTCACCTATATCCAGCGCTATCTCATTCCGTGCCGTCACAAAGTCCTCGAACGAAGCCTCATGCTGCACCTCCAGATGCTTGCAGTGCTCCAGCGAAAGATCCTGCTTGGGCAGCTGATACGCGATCTGTCGCTCCCTGCTGCACGCCCCCTCGCTGCCCAGCCGCGGCACTGCCTCCTCTGGCAGCTGCTCGAAGTATCGATTGATCCGCGACGAGGCCCGCACCCCTGGGGGCACCCATGTGTAGCCCAGATCCCGTGCCTCCACGCCGGAGTCCGCCGGGGAGACGAGCTTAAAGCCCAATCTCTCGTGGACATTGGTCGTCTGTTGCTGGTAAATGGCATGCGCCTCGCGAGGACACTTGCACGATTGGCAGGTTTTCCTGGAAGCAAAAGAGCACGTGGAAAACATTAGAAACGGCAGCTAAGGGATCGCTGGGGGACACCTGTAGCTGGGGATCTATGGGAGCTACAGCTACCAGACTTGCTCTACAAACAACTTTAATAAAAatgtaaaaataaaaattaaaattaaatattttcagtTTGTAGTTACTATAAGTCCATAGGCAAAAGTACAAGCTTTACTACTTTATGGAcagtttttaaataaataaaatttataaaaataGTTGATGGATTGGATACACATATATTCCATCAAATAATCAAATTTAAATGCTTAAAGATCCCCCAAATATCCGTATTTCCTTTCGAAAAACCCGCATGTTTCGTGGCACTGCTTAAAGCTTGCGCCCAGAAAGGAAAAGCTCTCTCGCCCTCTATGTGGAGCTTTGGGCAACTGCTTACCTCACAATGAGATCGTAGATTTCTTTCCTATCAAACACCTTGCAGTAAATACTGAGCACGTTGAGGCAGGCATAGTCCATGCCCGTCCATGGGACATCCGATGAGGCCAATGCCGCCCACAGTGGGCACTCTGCGTGACGGTCCAGGTCGAGCATTTTCACCATTTTTCACTTGTAACTGCACTTGGTAACCGTAACCGTAACCGTAACCGTAGCCGTAACTGTACTCTTGACACTGGCGGCGCTCTTTAAACGtcttattattttatttaaaattggTTTTTATTcagtttttttgtttggtttttatGATTTGACTCATCAAAAATTGCGGTGCTGCTGTGGTTCTTTGGTCGATTGCCGAACCCCGCTATGCACGGCCTCTGGCACGCACCTCTGCCGCGGCAGTCAGTCccccaaaaacaacaaaaagagagaaaacTTTCGTTTAGTTTTGGCATCAGAATCACCTTTTGCTCGGGGCACGTCTCGGGGCGGTCGTTTGTTGCGTTATTTGCTCATTGACATTTTGATTAAAGTGTTAATTTGACCTTTGGCCTTcttcttgttcttgttgttcttATTGTTACTCTCGTTCCTCGTGTTCTTTTGTTTACTACGAGACTGGCAGATTAGCAATAGATTTAGCAGAGGTTTTACCAAGAATTCTATGCCctctgtagctgtagctgtatctgtatctgcagaTTTCTCTAACGACCTGTTTACTTATTTTTCAATTATATGTGGATCCAACCAAAATAATCAGCATCATAAAACACGCCCACACCCAAAGAGAGAGAATTTGTGGATAAACATTTGACGGGTTCTCGTGCTAGATGGTATTTTTGAGGAAAGTAGAAGGAGTGCCATGCCAGAGTAGGAAGGGTATTGGTGGAGTGCCCTGGATCCCTCAGGGGAAGAGTCCTACAAGAGCTCCTCTCTGGACCTTGGATTCTGCAGGGCAGAAAGAGTCATGGATGTAGTTCCTCTCTGGTATTCAGAGGAAATCAAAAGGAATGGATTGGCATGATGAGGATTAAGAATTCTATAGATGATTCTTTGGAGTGTGGTTCTGTAGAGTAGGATTCCAGAGAGACCTGACCTCGAAAAAAGAGGCATATTCTGTAGAAGAGGTTTCTTCAGAGGTGGATTCTGCAAAGAAGCACTCCACTGGTTAAAAGAAGTAACTGAGGAGTGGAGTAGTAGTCGTAGCAGTCCCTCCCTGGTCACGTATGATCTCATACTGACGGCCAAACGAAAAAAGGTCTTGCCAAAGGTCTCCCCCACAAACGAAAGcgaaatataataaaataaaaaggTAGCAAAAGCATCTTTTTGATAAGATTAATGAAAGGTTCCCCCGCTCTACCTCCTCCTGCCGTCCACCTTCTACTCCACCTCCTCCACGTTAGGATTGGCCGCCAGTGCATGATGTCATCGAAAGCGACAGaacaagaaaacaaaaacccaaacagaaacagaaattCCAGCCAAAATTCCATTTGCCCAATCATTGAAACTGCGTTAACTTTGAAAATTAGATAAGCCGataggcggaggaggaggttTACAAAAATAAAGATACGAAATATCAAACGCAGCAGAGGGATGGGTAATGGTAATGCCTCTCTATAGAGGGTAAATGGAACAGAATGCCAGATAGATGATGGCCTTTTATGGTCTtcacagagagagagtgggggaGAGAGACATGCATGCACTCTCCTGATGAGGAAATGCTTGCTAATTGCTCACGACTTTAGATGCGGAAAATGCGCAACAGGTTTTTCGCTGGCGGAGGGctgtggggtgtggggtgaTGCAAATGATATTATTTAATGTGTAGACAGGTGATTCatgatatacatatttatatgcTTGCGTAGGGTACACACTGGagacaaataaacaaacaaacaaagaaCTCTATCAAGATCCAACTTCCAGTTTTGTTTGCCTTTTTTAGGGGGACAGAATTGGTAGAGCGGAATACGTCTTCTATGAGTATTATTCCAAAATACCAAACGTTGTTCAGAATAATCTTTAAAGGGGTTTCGATAAGTGCTTTCCTTAGATTCATAAACTATTGGAAAAACAAACGCAGTAATTTCCACAGAACCCATGAATATGGATAGCTTGTTGGCTCTTCCAATAGTTAATTATTATATTCTCAAGTGCTCCCACAATTATTATAGTCTTACAGGTCTTGGAAAATCTTGAAAAATCgaaaatcaaatgaaattcCACGACTTTTCAATCACCACAAAAGATCGCATAGATCACCAATGGAAACGAAAATAAATCATGAAATTAAAATgaattttcaacacaaaatcaattttaattgaaaCAAATCGATCAACGAATAGATAGCGTTCCCACAGATCCCACATAATTCTCCGATTCCGCTTGAAAATGTCATTTATTCCAATTGCTGGCATTTGACAGATCGTAGATCCCTCAAAATACCGAAAATCTAAATTTATATTTCGAATTTTCAAATGAATTTCCGCAACCGCAGGAGTCGACTGTGTGTCGTCGTGTTTCTtcctcgcacacacacacacatatattgtatattgtatctATGTATATTTGTATCTTTTTTCAAGGTCTTGCAGAGTGCTCGTAGCAGCAGCTGCTTTGACAATGCACCACCAAGGCGGGGCAAACTCCGACTCCCCCTCTCCAATTGTATCTATATCTTTGGCTGTGTCTCTATCTTTATCACCGGTGCGCTCTCTGGCTTTATCTCTATACCTCAGTCCCTACTTTGGATGGGAGATATCTTCTTTCGCCATTctccagagacagagacagagacacacAGACTGCTGAGTGTTTATTTGTACATTCGGTTGAGAGGAGCAATGCGCAATGTTATCGCTGAATAAACAATTAAAATGCCATTAAAACGTATTCCATTTCAGATTAGAGTCACAAGCGACAAGAGACAACAAGAGAGAGTTTCAGCCATAATCAGAGAGagaaatagagagagagagagagagagagagagagagagagagagagagagagagagagagagtgggaggCAGAGGGACACAGACCATCTGTCGtagatttttatttaattgaaatcgaaaacaaaacaaaaaacaaaaaaagaatcATATTCGTAATATAATAATAACTGATATCGCAGGGTTGGGGCATGGGGGGTGGCATGTGGCACAATCAACATTGAATTGCGTATGAAAGCAAATAAAACAAGTTTCGGTGGGGGCTCTGAAAGTTTCGCCAgataaaatgtaattaaaagCCAAAAGTAAATTTTACCCGCCACACAGTCCGTTTCATGTGCATAGGGACGCATCTACACAGCTTTGAGATTCAATGAAGCAATCAGAGGAGGTCCTAGAGTCCTGAGGGCATATTTAATTGGGCGAGAGTTTTCCCAAAGAAAGAAGGAAAGATCTCAAAGAACTCTTAAGCCCTGGGATGAAGAGGTATAATCGTAGGTTCCTCAACTTCTTGGATGTCTATCCATATCTACAAACTATTGCTTTACTTCTGTGGTGTTCACAGTTCGAAATCTATCGTTTAAgtattagagagagagagagagagtaaggAAAACATATTTCAAATATTAGTCAGGTATTTTAGTATCTTTCGAGTAGAGCACATTTCTGTTTGTTGGCAGATACCCAATTCGACTTGTATGCTTGTTAAAACTTTGTTTATACTGTAATTATGTGGCTTATACTTTTGCAAAGCACTGTTTTCATAcagaaaaacacacacacacactctctgtctctgtctctgtctctgtctctctctctctctctctctgtcagAGCTAGACAAAGCTCGACGACAACTTTTCTTGTTGGGCCCCGGAGCGTTTTCCATGGATTGGAGATACAACAGAAGGGCGGGAAAGGAGGGATAGAGAAAGACGAGGGGCACCATAGGtaacccaacccaacccaacccaacaATTACAATTGATAAGACCCCAAAAGTCACTTTGAACAAAATCGGGGCGACAGCAGCAATTGGAAAAGTTTTAAGGGGCAACTCCTACCCACCCTGCCCCTCTGGCCCTCCTGTTGATCTGGCAAAAGGTTAAGCACCCAAAAACTCTCTCAACgcaagagaaagagagagagagagcggagagcggagagcaATCAGCATTGTTTGACCAACAATTTGTTTGCCATCCAAAAAAGcccgaaaaccgaaaaccgaaaccctCTGAAACCAGATACGGGACGAATCTCGGATGTTGCAAGCCATACAGAGGCGGGTCGAGAGAGCTTTCCCAGTGGCAAGGAAATCCAATTTTCCACCATAATTGCACTTACATGttgccgctgttgctgttgccgttgcttTTGCCGTAAACCccataaacaataaaaataaaagccAGCGTCGAGAAGCAAGTGCAACAAATCTCAATTATGGGGCATCTCCCGCCCCATCGAAAGCGGTTgaaggtgtgtgtgtgcgtgcaaCAGACAGGGAGAGCCACAAAGTGTATTGTGTGTGGCatggtgtgtggtgtgtgccCTTTTTCGCTTTCGATTAAATGACTTTTAATGCGATTATATAGAAGAggggcaaagaaaaagaaaaacatagTAACAGAGTGACAGAACAATGCACTTCTACTGTGCTGTTGGCAGAGATTGGCCTACATTTATAGTCGTACGATTCGTAATACGAGCACTCGCATACATATATGTGGACATATAGTGGAAATATGGGAAGAGCCGCTAATTGAATCACCGCAGTGACCGCCCTCTGGCGCTTCCTCTGGTTACCCTTTTGCCCCTCTCGAACCAACTATCATTCTCCCACCTGGCGATAATTAACATACGGAAGATATGTCACTGCCGCTGCGTTGTGGCACCACCCCCCAGCCCCCAcctcctgcttctgctgctgcttagtGGATATTTACGACACAGCCAGATAGAATATTCTTTAGCTACAAATTGCATAGTGAATTATTACAACCTTGCCCCTAAGTAGGGGTTCTACCCACCTCCACCTGCCTCCCCCTCTAGAGATGCGCCACCAATTCACGGGTAAATCACAGCTTTTATAAATAAGCAAAAACCTTTGGTAGAACAAACTATAATGCTTGAAACTTTTCTTATTCCAAATTTTGCAAGTAAAGACCTTATAGGAAATAACTACAAGACCCAGAACTTATCAAAGTCAAACTTTGCAGAGTGAAAACTTCTTTCAAAAGATAACCTCACTTATTTGTGCATCGCTTGCGGAAT contains:
- the LOC108152132 gene encoding trichohyalin isoform X2, translating into MPSDEALTGIGELIFSLLIGYLGALECAFVVRHLYHCTFQHPAYTATDAAADKEELPRLRERLEKDIAEAAEREARSGTKAMQDGILYDNKGHRVDPAGEKREALAAELERQKRIEEETRRQLAEAEARLAEDRRRAKEEDEKMIEQQREERKQREQNERKLIEAEKQREAEQRQREEQEQKLREEQERKLQAAEEQRERLENERKLIEAEREREANERRIQEAEEQQEREENEKRLIEAEQRRLEAERQRELAEAETQENERRLFEAEVRQERNEEDQELRDAEIVERLLAAERARKMSATESELEEEALEEESRRLLSGRVDPESKQKMIEENARLFLEAEEEMVMLQQRQLRAAHSRDEDSAYAGAVPVVEEHCVKKILPPRFREAERYEEPMMVQKVKTQYGQQSQGLAFPGASDEGSSVEPNSSQQSSFSTQPSEDLLRTEEERPEPEGEDHTPDVQYTEDYLRSLDGIKSRPLVREDGSGRRRAFKKRRSSGSSNSSRDSRASRDEELKMFTSLEEEELRHGDHDDYNPIKYTSEPTLRVKSHHRRHKRSPAKDMMPPSEAEAGVVSLEMLGEESTNPWGEGMPEHYKDTEFWKHEKTLSIDEEEIDMDLSKNETKSSSFEDATEAENEEAATSLLQQQQKRSKEQPDHEQDTKDNSKAAETSASSDNKSNLIFSGEYTKAMDKDWHSGHFCCWQCDESLTGQRYVIRDDHPYCIKCYENVFANTCEECNKIIGIDSKDLSYKDKHWHEACFLCFKCHLSLVDKQFGAKADKIYCGNCYDSQFASRCDGCGEVFRAGTKKMEYKTRQWHENCFCCCVCKTAIGTKSFIPREQEIYCAGCYEEKFATRCIKCNKVITSGGVTYKNEPWHRECFTCTHCNITLAGQRFTSRDEKPYCAECFGELFAKRCTACVKPITGIGGTRFISFEDRHWHHDCFVCASCKASLVGRGFITDGPDILCPDCAKQKLM
- the LOC108152132 gene encoding trichohyalin isoform X3, whose product is MPSDEALTGIGELIFSLLIGYLGALECAFVVRHLYHCTFQHPAYTATDAAADKEELPRLRERLEKDIAEAAEREARSGTKAMQDGILYDNKGHRVDPAGEKREALAAELERQKRIEEETRRQLAEAEARLAEDRRRAKEEDEKMIEQQREERKQREQNERKLIEAEKQREAEQRQREEQEQKLREEQERKLQAAEEQRERLENERKLIEAEREREANERRIQEAEEQQEREENEKRLIEAEQRRLEAERQRELAEAETQENERRLFEAEVRQERNEEDQELRDAEIVERLLAAERARKMSATESELEEEALEEESRRLLSGRVDPESKQKMIEENARLFLEAEEEMVMLQQRQLRAAHSRDEDSAYAGAVPVVEEHCVKKILPPRFREAERYEEPMMVQKVKTQYGQQSQGLAFPGASDEGSSVEPNSSQQSSFSTQPSEDLLRTEEERPEPEGEDHTPDVQYTEDYLRSLDGIKSRPLVREDGSGRRRAFKKRRSSGSSNSSRDSRASRDEELKMFTSLEEEELRHGDHDDYNPIKYTSEPTLRVKSHHRRHKRSPAKDMMPPSEAEAGVVSLEMLGEESTNPWGEGMPEHYKDTEFWKHEKTLSIDEEEIDMDLSKNETKSSSFEDATEAENEEAATSLLQQQQKRSKEQPDHEQDTKDNSKAAETSASSDNKSNTCS